TTATTTTAATTTTAAATCGTTTGAAGATGAGATTCTGCTGACGAATGATTTGGGAGAACATATCTTTTTGAAAAATGAAGAATTTCATCAACTTATCAGTAAGTCAGTACAACAAGAATCTGATCTCGAAAAAAAGTTACTTGAGAAATATATGATTTATGATGAAACAAATTTGGAATTTACAAATAAAAATCGTTATGAGATGCAATATTTAAAAGGGCATTTGAATATGTCTGCTTCATTGCATATTTTTGTTGTAACAACAGCTTGTAATATGGGATGTGTTTATTGTCAAGCGAATAATGGGACTAAATGTTCTAATATTTTTATGGATGAGGAGACAGCGGAAAAGGCAGTAGACATTGCATTACAGTCTCCGACCCGTTGCTTGAGTTTTGAATTTCAAGGCGGAGAGCCACTGTTAAATTTTAAAATCATAAAACATATTGTTGAATATACAGAGGAGCATAATACAAATCATGAAATCAATTACAATGTAGTCACGAATCTCACATTGTTAGATGATGAAAAAATAGAGTTTTTTAAAACGTATAAATTTGGTGTATCCACGTCTATAGATGGTCATGAGTATCTTCATAACAGCAATAGACCTTTCAAAGACGGAACACCAACATTTACAAAAGTCATTGATTCTCTTGATAAATTAAAAAATTCAGGAATATATGTGGGAGCAATACAAACAACTACAAGAGAATCCTTAAAGTATCCGGTTGAGATTGTAAAAACATATTATGATTTGGGATTCGACAGTATTTTTATCCGTCCGTTAACACCTTTGGGAAAAGCGACTATAAATTGGAAAGATATTGGATATACAGCAGAAGAATATTTAGAATTTTATTTAAAGGCATTGGAAGCTACGATATCATTGAATAAAGAAGGTAGATTTTTTAAAGAAGAGCATGCAACAATATTGTTGAAACGTATATCAGGATTTTTTGTAAACTATATGGAGCTAAGATCTCCATGTGGTGCCGGTATAGGGCAATTAGCATATTATGCAGACGGCAATATATTTACCTGTGATGAAGGACGAATGTTGTATGAAATGGGAAATGAAGCCTTCAAATTAGGAAATGTAAATTCAAGTACATATAGCACTCTTATAGGTAATAGTGCTTGTAAGGCAATTTGTGCTTCAACTATTTTGGAATCTATTCCTACATGTTGTGATTGCGTATACCAACCGTATTGTGGAACATGTCCTGTCGTGAGTTATGCTGCAACAGGAGATATTATAGAAAAGTCACCGAGAGGATATAGATGCAAGATATATGCTGGTATGTTAGATAAATTATTCTTACTTTTAAAAGAGAATGATACTCAAATAGTACATATATTACAGACATGGAGTAATTAAAATGGGCAAAAAGAAACAAGACGAAATAATAGTTCAAG
The DNA window shown above is from Blautia hansenii DSM 20583 and carries:
- the hxsB gene encoding His-Xaa-Ser system radical SAM maturase HxsB, producing the protein MKLNYFNFKSFEDEILLTNDLGEHIFLKNEEFHQLISKSVQQESDLEKKLLEKYMIYDETNLEFTNKNRYEMQYLKGHLNMSASLHIFVVTTACNMGCVYCQANNGTKCSNIFMDEETAEKAVDIALQSPTRCLSFEFQGGEPLLNFKIIKHIVEYTEEHNTNHEINYNVVTNLTLLDDEKIEFFKTYKFGVSTSIDGHEYLHNSNRPFKDGTPTFTKVIDSLDKLKNSGIYVGAIQTTTRESLKYPVEIVKTYYDLGFDSIFIRPLTPLGKATINWKDIGYTAEEYLEFYLKALEATISLNKEGRFFKEEHATILLKRISGFFVNYMELRSPCGAGIGQLAYYADGNIFTCDEGRMLYEMGNEAFKLGNVNSSTYSTLIGNSACKAICASTILESIPTCCDCVYQPYCGTCPVVSYAATGDIIEKSPRGYRCKIYAGMLDKLFLLLKENDTQIVHILQTWSN